In Lodderomyces elongisporus chromosome 2, complete sequence, the following proteins share a genomic window:
- the PNP1 gene encoding Purine nucleoside phosphorylase has protein sequence MAENISVEEYSQQIKHATAIIESRIGGSSELKHPRVMIICGSGLGGIADTLDPSSIIEISYSEIPGFKTSTVQGHAGKLVFGLIGANKVPVMCMVGRLHFYEGYTFQQTTFPVRVASKIGVSTVIVTNAAGGINAEYKAGELMLIEDHINFPGLAGWHPLRGPNMEEFGPRFQPLSDAYDHELRKLFVTVAKDELKLTRKINEGTYFFAAGPTFESRAEVRLIRTLGGDAVGMSTVPEVIVARHCGLRVLALSLITNEGVGEKPPSALHENPKALDEGMASHDEVLETANEASKDVQKIIESVVNKL, from the coding sequence ATGGCAGAAAACATTTCCGTAGAAGAATATCTGCAACAAATCAAACACGCAACAGCCATTATCGAGAGCAGAATTGGCGGCTCGTCTGAGTTGAAGCACCCAAGGGTGATGATTATTTGTGGCTCAGGCTTGGGTGGGATTGCAGACACATTGGATCCATCCTCCATAATTGAAATTAGCTATTCCGAAATTCCTGGGTTCAAGACATCTACCGTGCAAGGCCATGCTGGGAAACTTGTGTTTGGTTTAATTGGTGCCAACAAAGTGCCTGTTATGTGCATGGTGGGAAGGTTACATTTTTATGAGGGATATACTTTCCAACAGACTACATTCCCCGTCCGTGTAGCTTCCAAAATCGGAGTCAGTACAGTCATTGTTACCAATGCTGCTGGAGGAATTAACGCAGAATATAAGGCAGGTGAATTGATGCTTATTGAAGATCATATCAATTTCCCCGGCTTGGCTGGTTGGCATCCATTGCGTGGGCCAAACATGGAAGAGTTTGGGCCACGTTTCCAACCACTTTCGGATGCATATGATCACGAGCTCCGCAAATTGTTTGTTACTGTTGCAAAAGATGAATTGAAGTTGACAAGAAAGATCAACGAGGGTACTTACTTTTTTGCAGCAGGACCCACATTTGAAAGTCGCGCAGAGGTAAGGCTTATAAGAACATTGGGTGGTGATGCTGTTGGAATGTCCACGGTACCCGAGGTCATTGTTGCTCGTCATTGTGGATTGAGAGTGCTTGCATTATCTTTGATAACCAATGAAGGCGTTGGAGAAAAGCCTCCAAGTGCATTACACGAGAATCCCAAAGCATTAGATGAAGGAATGGCTAGCCATGACGAGGTATTAGAGACTGCCAATGAAGCATCAAAAGATGTTCAGAAGATTATAGAATCTGTAGTAAACAAACTTTAA
- the CAF17 gene encoding ccr4 associated factor (BUSCO:EOG092620V3): protein MKFPQTGLSHLVSKSLIQIRGPDASRFLNGLLTTRLLPTITKKKQHTISSSDNSAIHATLQDVVDVSTNYGLMHEDIYDPEHNILIGRDGLNSMILNSKGRVVTDLYLYAMPFSTYLPESETCTDNDSLWGKTLESEMSQPNFLMEVDSSRVKSVISMLKMYKLASKVKISPRDDLKSYYYYNDSAEFDDFLDKLQGEYFTSTVPRAALDSANRFIKENAVFQSKKFATGFVGFGVDYRIPNFGIKFVSNKQITASGTEAGSGDQVTIENVFSDTFKQQFQVQMVPEDAIIDRRFSNGLFETGDVAADESSLLPFECNLDYINGLSLDKGCYVGQELTIRTYNNGIIRKRIYPVQFFKLTDNAKEQIKQEREKEPVLESIFLENVIPTTPSSSKLTLSPLQDVPGDSQNKAQEQTNEQTQKSSSPFETSSKPVRKRKSSSGKVMSSRGDWGLALLTISDVTKSPYFKVDMPSSSSSSSSSSSSFYNDGGNKVEVGVKAIVPEWWPIEE, encoded by the coding sequence ATGAAATTTCCACAGACTGGCTTGTCACATCTAGTTTCCAAATCGTTAATACAAATTCGTGGACCAGATGCCCTGCGATTTCTTAATGGACTCCTCACAACTCGTTTGCTCCCCACTAtaacgaagaagaaacaacacACAATTAGTTCTAGTGATAACTCGGCAATTCATGCAACCTTACAGGATGTCGTTGATGTATCGACAAACTATGGACTTATGCACGAGGACATATATGATCCAGAACACAATATCTTGATAGGTCGTGATGGACTTAATTCGATGATTTTGAATTCCAAGGGAAGAGTAGTTACAGACCTATACTTGTATGCGATGCCATTTAGCACGTATCTACCGGAATCTGAAACTTGTACTGATAATGATTCACTCTGGGGAAAGACTTTGGAAAGTGAAATGTCTCAGCCTAACTTTTTGATGGAAGTTGATTCATCGCGCGTCAAATCGGTGATTCTGATGTTGAAAATGTATAAATTAGCATCAAAAGTGAAGATCCTGCCGAGAGATGACTTGAAAtcatattattattataacgACTCTGCAGAGTTTGATGATTTTTTGGATAAATTGCAAGGAGAATATTTTACGTCTACAGTTCCACGAGCAGCATTGGATAGCGCTAATAGGTTCATAAAGGAAAATGCAGTGTTTCAGAGCAAGAAGTTTGCAACTGGCTTTGTTGGATTTGGAGTGGATTATAGAATACCTAATTTTGGAATCAAATTCGTgtcaaataaacaaataaccGCAAGTGGCACGGAGGCAGGATCTGGAGATCAAGTTacaattgaaaatgtaTTCTCTGATACTTTTAAGCAACAATTTCAGGTTCAGATGGTTCCCGAAGATGCAATAATTGACAGAAGATTTAGTAATGGATTATTTGAAACTGGCGATGTAGCAGCAGATGAATCGTCACTACTACCTTTTGAATGCAACTTGGACTACATAAATGGATTAAGTTTGGATAAAGGGTGTTATGTGGGTCAAGAATTGACTATTAGAACATACAACAACGGGATTATCAGAAAGAGAATATATCCTGtgcaatttttcaaattgacAGACAatgcaaaagaacaaattaagcaagaaagagagaaagaaccGGTTCTTGAATCAATTTTCTTAGAGAATGTTATCCCTACTACTCCTTCTTCTAGTAAATTGACATTGTCACCATTACAAGATGTACCTGGTGATTCGCAAAACAAAGCACAAGAACAAACTAATGAACAAACACAGAAGAGTTCCTCGCCATTTGAAACTTCATCAAAGCCCGTACGTAAGAGGAAAAGTTCAAGTGGGAAAGTTATGTCATCTCGAGGTGATTGGGGTCTTGCATTATTGACAATAAGCGACGTAACAAAATCCCCATATTTTAAAGTAGATAtgccttcttcttcttcttcttcttcttcttcttcttcttctttttataatGATGGCGGAAATAAAGTTGAAGTTGGCGTTAAAGCCATAGTACCAGAGTGGTGGCCTATAGAAGAATAA
- the HTZ1 gene encoding histone H2A.Z, whose product MSGKGKVHGGKGKSSEIAKSSTSHSARAGLQFPVGRVKRYLKKQAQNKIRVGSKAAIYLTAVLEYLTAEVLELAGNAAKDLKVKRITPRHLQLAIRGDEELDNLIKATIAYGGVLPHINKALLLKVEKKKSHK is encoded by the coding sequence ATGTCtggaaagggaaaagtaCATGGAGGAAAAGGTAAATCATCAGAGATTGCCAAATCTTCGACATCGCATTCGGCAAGGGCTGGTTTACAATTTCCAGTGGGAAGAGTTAAGagatatttgaaaaaacaaGCACAGAACAAAATCAGAGTGGGTTCAAAAGCTGCTATTTACTTGACTGCAGTCTTGGAGTATTTGACTGCCGAAGTGTTGGAATTGGCAGGTAATGCGGCCAAGGATTTGAAAGTCAAGAGAATTACGCCTAGACATTTGCAATTGGCCATTAGAGGAGACGAGGAATTGGATAACTTGATCAAGGCCACAATTGCATATGGTGGTGTTTTGCCACATATCAACAAAGCGCTCTTGTTGAAagtggagaagaaaaagagccACAAGTAA